TCTACTACTCGTAAAATACCATCTTTTTCAGCTGATAGTATCATACCTTCACTTAATTCACCACATAATTTAACAGGTTTTAAATTAGCTACTACAGCTACTTTTTTACCAACTAATTCTGCTGGATCATAATATTTAGCAATACCAGAAACTATTTGTCTTTGGTGATTACCTAAGTCTAATTTGAATTTTAATAGTTTAGAACTTTTCTTAACTTTTTCACATTCTAATACTTCCGCAACTCTTAATGAAGTCTCAAAGAATTTATCGATTGTAATTTCTTCAGCAAGTTCTACATAAGTATCATCCTGTTCTTCTTTTGATTCAGTTTCTAAGTTTTCTAAAGCCTTAGGAGACATTTGATTTTTAATATACTCTACCTCTACTTCTTTATCAAATCTTGGGAAAATTGGAGTTGGTTTTTCTACAACTTTAACCGTTCCATCAAATACTCCAAATGTTTTAGCTGATTCAAATACTAATAATTCTTCTTTAACACCTAATTGTTTAGCAATTTCAACAGGAGCTTTTGTTAAAGCTGGCGCTATTAAAATTGTAGCAATACGAAGACTTTCTGCTAAATAGTTCATTACCTTATCTAATTCAGGTTGATTAGCTTCATCTTTCGCTAGAATCCATGGTGTAGTTTGATCGATATATTTATTAGTTCTAGAAATAAATTTCCATACTGATTCTAATGCTTTAGAGAACTGCATATTCTCCATATATTCTTCATATTCTGCAATAACTTCTTTTGATAAAGCTATTAATTCTTTATCAAATTCTGTAGTTGGTTCCACAAATTTTGGAATAATTCCACCACAGTATTTGTTAATCATTGAAATAGTTCTATTTAATAAGTTTCCTAAATCATTTGATAAATCTGAGTTGATTCTATCAATAAAACTTTCAGGAGTGAAGATACCATCTTGTCCAAATGGAACCTCACGTAATAAATAGTAACGAGCTGAATCTAAACCATAACGTTCTATCAACATATATGGATCAACTACATTACCTTTAGATTTACTCATTTTACCATCTTTCATTAATAACCAACCATGAGCAAAAATTTTCTTAGGTAGAGGTAAATCTAATGCCATTAGAAGTATTGGCCAATAAATCACGTGGAAACGTACGATTTCTTTCCCAACAACTTGCACATCTGCAGGCCAATATTTATTAAATAATTCTTCACTATCTCCAGTCGCATATCCTAAAGCTGTAATGTAGTTAACTAAAGCGTCAATCCAAACATATACAACATGTTTTGGATTAGATTTTACTTTTACTCCCCAATCGAAAGTTGTACGAGTAACTGCTAAATCTTCCAATCCTGGCTTAATAAAGTTGTTAAGCATTTCATTTTTTCTGCTTTCAGGTAAAATGAATTCAGGATGCTCATCATAGTATTTCACTAATCTGTCAGCATATTTACTCATTTTGAAGAAATAACATTCTTCACTTACTAATTTAACTTCATTTCCACTTGGTGCGATACCACCAATCATATTCCCCTCTTCATCTCTGAATACTTCTTGAAGTTGTGTTTCTGTGAAATATTCTTCATCACTAATTGAATACCAACCTTTATATTCTCCAAGGTAAATATCACCTTTTTCAACTAATCTATCAAAAATTTCAGAAACAGCTCTCTCATGATAATCATCTGTAGTACGAATAAACTTACTATAGTTGATATCCATTGCTTCCCATAATTTTTTAATATCTTTAATCATTTCATCAACATAAGCTTGTTCTGAAATACCTTTTTCTTGAGCCTTTTGTTGGATTTTTTGACCGTGTTCATCTGTACCTGTTAAAAAGTATGTATCATATCCACTTAATTTTTTATATCTAGTTAATGCATCACAAGCAACCGTTGTGTACGCATGTCCTATGTGTAAGTTACCACTTGGGTAATAAATAGGAGTTGTAACATAAAATGTTTTTTTAGTCATCTTACAACCATCCTCTCTTTCATTTCAATTTTTTAGTTAATATACATTACTATTGTACCATATAACTCGAGTTAATGCATTTTTTTTTATCATTTTTTTCAAATTTCAAAATACTTTTATATAAAAAAGACATCACTCCTTAAGTAAAAAAAATTAAAAGCAAGATTCGTTATAAATCTCGCTTTTGAATTACTCAACTATTAAGTTTCAAATTAATTCACGAACTAATTTCTTCATAATAAACTTAATGCTACTATGATATAGTATATATTATATGATTTCATAAATTATCTTTGACACCATGGAGTTATTTTTTCTACTTTTTTGCTAATTTAGCAATCTCCACTATTGTATCAGCCGCTTTTGACATATGTTCTAAGCAACTAAATTCATATTGTCCATGGAAGTTTTCTCCCCCAACGAAAATATTAGGAGTCGGAATACCCATGTAAGAAATTTTAGAACCATCAGTTCCTCCACGTATTGGAATAATTAATGGTGTTACACCAACATTTTTGATAGCTTGTTCAGCTACATCAACGCAACGTTTATCTTCTTTTATTACATCACCCATATTATAATATTGATCGTAAAGTTCATATTCAACAACATCGCCATATTTTTCATTAATCTTAGTAGCAACTTCTTCTGCGAATTTTTTACGTGCAAGGAATTTTTCTCTATCGTGGTCACGAATAATATAAACCATTTCCGCTTCTTCAATTCTCGCTTGCATATTGTGTAGTAAGTAGAATCCTTCATACCCTTCTGTATGCTCAGGAACTTCTTTTTCTGGGAATAATGAAGCTAGTTCAGCAGCAATCATATTAGCATTTTTCATTTTTCCTTTTGCAGTACCTGGATGTACACTTACTCCTGTAATTTTATATGTAATTTGCGCAGCATTAAAGCTTTCATATTGAAGCTCTCCTAGAACTCCACCATCCATAGTATAAGCATAATCCGTAGCGAATCCTTTTGCATCAAAATGATCAGCACCACGTCCAATTTCTTCATCTGGACCGAATGCGATACGAATATCTCCATGTTCTATTTCAGGATGTTCACTTAGGTATTTAATAGCTTCTACTATTTCAGTAATTCCTGCTTTATCATCAGCACCTAGTAAAGTTGTACCATCTGTAGTAATTAATGTAAGACCTTTATAGTTACTTAAATTAGGAAACTCTTCTTTAGTCATTACAATATTTAATTCTTTATTTAAAACTATATCTTCTCCATCGTAGTTTTCAATAACTTGTGGATTTATTCCTTCTACATTAAAATCAGCTGTATCTACATGTGAAATAAAACCTATTTTGTCATAAGGCTTATCAGTATTAGCTGGTAATGTCGCTGTTAAGAACCAATTTTCTTCATTTAGGACTATATCGCTAAGATTTAGTTCTTCTAGTTGACCTTTTAACATACGTAAGAAATCTTTTTGCTCTGGAGTAGACGGGATTGTTGTACTAGCCGCATTAGATCTAGATTTAAAATTAACATATCCTAAAAAACGTTCTAACATAGTTTCATATTTCATTATTCTTCACCTCATTTGTATTTTATTTTATTATAATATACTTTTTAACAAAATGTAAAGGTTATACTACACTATTTTTTATATAAATATATATGTATCTTTTTTCTAATATTATAAACAATCTTCTTAATAATATTGTTTTTTTATGTTACAATTACATATGTATTCTAATTTTATATTAGACATTAGTAAAATTAAATTTTAAGGAGAACTTTTTCATGCAAGAAGTTATGAATTATAAAGATACTAGGATTGAAAACTTCCATACTATATATCCTAACCATATGAACAGACATGACACATTATTCGGTGGACAAACTCTATACTGGCTTGACGATGTACAAGGTTTAGTAATACGTAGATATACACACCTACCCTTCTTTACAGCAAGTATTGACACATATCAATTTTTAGATGTTGTACATAGACACGAAGCATTAATTATCAATAGTTATATTTCTAGAGTTGGTACTAGAAGTGTGGAGATTTTTGCAGAACTAAGTGCATTTAATCATGAAACTAGACATACTCGTCTAGTTGGAATCTGTTTCTCAACATTCGCTATTAATAGAGACACTGTCCTTGAGAAACCTTTACCAAAAGTAGAATATACTGACGAAATTTCAAAATTTGTTAGCTCTTCATACGCAGATAGACAAAGCGGAAAATTATCAGCTAGACAATTCTGTAAAGAATATCTAAAATATTATAATAAATAGCAAAAAAGGAAGCGAGATTTTTTCTCACTTCCTTTTTTCACTAATTTATTAATCGATTGAGTAAAGTAATTCTAATACTTTTTCTTCAAATTTAACTAATTTTTCTTCAGCAACTTTCTTATCTGCATCTTTAACGTAGATGTAAAGTTTTACTTTTGGCTCAGTTCCACTTGGACGTAAAGTATACCAAGATTCATCTGAATAACTGAATTTAACAGCATCTGTTTTTTCGATTTCAATATCTTTTTCTTCACCAGTTGCTACAGTTTTTTCTTTTTGCACTAAGTAGTCAGTAATAGCTACTACTTCACTTCCAGCAATTTCACGAGCAAAGATTTCACGATATTTTTCCATCATACGTTTAATTCTTTGAGCACCTGCCGCTCCTTCTAAAACGATTGAGATAGTTTTATCTAGGTAATAACCATATTTTTCATAGAATCCATCCAGCACATCTACTAATGTTTTACCTTGTGTTTTGTAGAATGCTGCTGCTTCTACTAATAACATAGCGATAGTAACACCATCTTTATCACGTAAGAATGTACCAACGTTGTATCCGATACTTTCTTCATATCCCATCACATAGTTTTTCTCACCTGTAATATCCCATTCATTTGGTAATGCACAGATGTTTTTGAAACCAGTTAGAACGTCAATTACTTCTACTCCGTATTCTTTACACAGTGGTTCTACCATTTTTGAAGTTACGATAGATTTAACTAATACTGGGTTTTCTGGAAGTTTGTTTTGTTTAGCAAGATTTTCAATAACATATTGAACTAATACCGCTCCAGCTTGGTTACCATTTAGAGAAACTACTTCACCATTGTGAATTACTTCTACAGCAAGACGATCACAGTCGGGGTCAGTTGCTATAATTACATCAGCGTTAACTTCTTTAGCTAGTCTTTCACCATATTCAAATGCTGCAGTGTCCTCTGGGTTTGGATATTCAATTGTTGGGAAAGTTCCATCTGGATCTTTTTGCTCTTCGACAACATGAACATTTTCAAATCCACGGCGTGCAAGAACTGTTGTTACAGCTTTGTATCCTGCACCATTTAATGGTGTATAAACTACAGAAATATTTTTGTCGATATTTTCATCATTAATTGCACAGTTTAAAGATTCTCTATAGAATTCTTCATCAATTTCTTGACCAATGTAAACTAATAATCCTTTTTCTTGAGCTTCTTCTTCTGTTAAAGTAACATAGTTATCAAAGATATCCATTGAGTTAATGTATTCTAAAACTTTATCACTTATATCAGATTTAATTTGAGACCCTTCTTGCCAGTATACTTTATATCCATTATATTCTTTAGGATTGTGACTTGCTGTAATGTTAATACCACTAGCTGTTCCTAAGTAACGAACTGCAAATGATAATTCTGGAGTTGGACGCAAATCTTCGAATAGGTATGCTTTAACTCCGTTACTAGCCATTACTAATGCTGCTAGTTTAGCAAATTCTTTTGAGAAAAGACGTGGATCGTGTGCAATAGCAATACCTTTTTCTTGTAATCCATTGTCGATAATAGTTTGCGCTAACGCTTTTGTAGCACGAGCGATAATGAATCTATTCATTCTATTTGAACCCATACCTACTTTACCACGTAATCCCGCAGTTCCGAATTCTAATTCTTTATAAAATCTATCTTCTTTTTCTACTTCATCATCAGCTACATTTTTTAATTGAAGTTTTTCTTCTTCAGTTAAAGCTGAACTGTTTAACCATTTTTCATATAATTCTTGATAGTTACTCATATAATATTACCTCTAAATTATCTCTTAAATTTAAATTTTATGCTAGACCTAAAGCAATTTCCATCATTTTAGTAAACGCTGTTTGTCTTTCTTCAGGAGTAGTTTCTTCTCCTGTTACTAAAGAGTCACTTACTGTTAAGATTGTTAAAGCATTAACTCCTGCTGCGGTTGCGTTAGCGTATAATGCAGTACTTTCCATTTCAACAGCTAAAACTCCCATTTTAATCCAGTTTTCCATAGCTTTTTCATCAGCATTATAGAAAATCTCACTACATAAAATATTCCCAACGTGTACTTGTTGTCCCATTTCTTGAGCTTTATTGTATGCTTTTAATAATAGATCAAATGAAGCTGTTAAGCTATAGTTTCCTGGGATATTGTATTGGTGCATGTAATTTGAATTTGTAGAAGACCCCATACCTAAGATTACATCGTATAATTTTACTTCTGGTTGTAATGCTCCACAAGTTCCAATTCTAATTAAGTTTTTCACTCCAAATGTATGAATTAATTCATAAGAATAAATACCGATACTAGCTGGTCCCATACCAGTTCCCATTACAGAAATCTTTTTACCTTTGTATGTTCCAGTATATCCTAGCATACCACGCACTTCATTAAAACAAACGGCATCTTCTAAGAAAGTTTCAGCAATAAATTTTGCTCTTAAAGGATCTCCCGGTAAAAGAATCGTTTCAGCGATTTCTACTCCATTTGGTTTAATATGTGGTGTTTGTTTATGTGACATCAGTTAGTCCCCCTGTAAATATATTAATAACTTTATTATACCTTTTTTTCTTATCTTAAACAAGTTATATTAGAAAAATAATTATCTATATTTTCCAACGAATATTCTGAAAACAATAACTCTTACATGATGTTTTCAACAATAATTTCATAATATATAGTAAATATATATAAATATAAACTTTACTTAAAATACAACAATATTTATTCTTTTCAAAAAAAAATTAACACATATTTTTACAGCTTATTAAAGAATTATTAATGGTATTTTGTAATATACAACAATATTTATTGAAAAATAATTAGATAAAAATTGGATATTAATAGTAATTTAATCAATTTTGTTATATAATTAATGTTATAAAAAATAAATTAGAAAGAGGTTTTTTTATGTTACAATTAGCTGTCTTTTTCCCAGTAATTGCGATGTTTTTCATACCTTTCTTAAGAAAAAACTTCAAAAATATTCATACTGGAAAATTTGTTATAATTGTACCATTAATTCTGTTTGGATATTTTGTATCAAATATAAAATATATCTATTCAGGTGGGACAATATATAAAAAATTGGCATTTGTTTCTAATGCAGGACTTGATATTAACCTTAATCTTGACGGTTTATCACTTCTTTTCTCATTACTAATTACAGGAATTGGTACCTTAGTAATCTTATATTCATGTTACTATATGAGTATTTCAGATGAAAAACTACATAAATTTTATATATTTCTATTAATATTCATGTCAGCAATGCTAGGAGTAGTATTATCTGATAATATGCTTAGTATGTACATGTTTTGGGAGTTGACTTCTGTATCTTCTTTCCTACTTATTAGTTATTGGCATGAAAATGATGCTTCAAGAAAAGGTGCTTTAAAATCATTAATAATTACTGTTTTTGGTGGTGTATTAATGCTAGCAGGTATCTTCATTCTAAATAGTATCACTGGTAGTTTTAACGTTAGTGAAATAATTGACTTCACTAATAATCATGGTTACAACAGTAAATATATTATCGCTATGATTCTTATTTTATTTGGTGCATTCACTAAATCAGCTCAATTTCCATTTCATATTTGGTTACCTGATGCAATGGCTGCTCCAACTCCAATTAGTAGTTATCTTCACTCTGCGACAATGGTTAAAGCCGGTATTTATTTATTACTTAGAATTGGAATTGTATTCTCATTCACACCAGCTTTCGGAAATGTCTTAATTGTTTTTGGTACTATTACTATGTTATTAGGATCAATATCTGCAATTTTTTTAAAAGATCTAAAAGGGATTTTAGCATATTCAACAATCAGTCAGCTTGGTATGATGACACTTATGATTGGTGTTGCAAACTTAGGTCTATATAATGATAATCATTATATTTATACTTTTGCATTTTATGCTGTATGTTTCCATATTATTAATCACGCAGCATTTAAAGCTAGCTTGTTTATGATAACTGGTATAATAGATCACTCATTCCATACTAGAGATATTAAACAACTAAGAGGAGTAAGAATGTATATGCCTCTTGGATTTATATTAAGTATAATAGCTGGATTCTCTATGGCAGGAATTCCACCATTAAGTGGATTCTACTCAAAAGAATATTTCTTAACAGCTGTATATGGTTTATTAAATTCTAGTATGTTATACATGATAATTGTTATAGCTGTTGTAATCAGTGCTCTAGGAACAGCAGTATATTCATTAATATTAGCTTTCAAACCATTCCTAGGTACTTTCGATAGTAAAGTACTTGGAGACAAAAAACTTCATTTACCAAAAAATGGAATGTTTATTTCTCCAATAATACTTGTAATCTTCGTTATTATTAACACGTTTATTAAAGATTACATTGTAATTCCAGCTCAACAAGCTGCTCTTGCTGTAAAAACAACAAATAATGAGGTAATAACTCATGTTCATCATGATAGTTTCATATCATCTGAGCTTCTTACTTCTATTTTTGTTATAATCGCAAGCTTTGTAATTTATAAAGTTTTTGCTAGTGGAAATAGTATTTATTCAATGAATCCTAGCATTATTTCTATTCACGGTGCATATAATAATTTAGGTATATTATTACATAAAGTTAGTGGTAGACTTCACGATGCATTCATCACTAATCAACTAAGAAGAAATATGAGTTATATATTCTGTGGCCTATCAGCTACCATTATCAGTGGTTATTTTGCAATTGGTAGACCTATGATAATAAATAACTTCTCTACTATTCATTATATGAATATATTCATTGGACTATGTATTGTCCTTTGTTGTGTTGCTCTAACAAGAGTTTACAATAGATTAGTACTTATAATCCTTTCATCTGGTGTTGGATTTATGATGACTGGTTTATATGTAACTTTCAGAGCACCTGATTTAGCAATGACACAATTCGTCATCGAATCAATTTCTACAATTATCTTCTTAATAGCTTTCATTCTATTAACTGATAAAACAAGACAAGTAGAAAAAAATAGTTTCAAACTTACAAACGCAATTATTGCAACACTGACTGGTGTTAGTTTTATAATTGTAGGACTTGTATCTTATGCATACAAAAATCCATCAGAAATCAGCCAATTTTATTTCGATAACGTTGTAGCATCTGGTGGAGGAAACATAGTAAATGTTATTATCGTTGATTTCAGGGGATTTGATACCTTGTTTGAAATAACAGTTATGACGATGGTAGCTCTAATAATTTATGCTATGTTCAAAATTATTAAAAGAGGAGGACCAAAAGATGAAAACTAATGATGTAATTTTAAAATCATTATCTGCAATTATTTCAGGTTGTATATTTCTACTTTCACTTAGTTTATACTTCGGTGGGCACTTCCTTCCAGGTGGTGGTTTCGTAGGTGGACTCCTTTGTACAATGGCTCTTGCTTTATCTATGTTCACATATGGAATAGACAAAGTTACTAAACTACTTCCAATAAATTACGTTTATGTAACAGCAATCGGCTTACTTTTCTCTATCGGAACAGCTTTTAGTGGAGTTGTTGTTGGAAAAAATTTCTTTAAACATCACTTCACTCATATCCATGTTCCAATTATGGGAGAGATGGAATTACATACAGCTGCGATTTTCGACTTAGGTGTTTACTTCGTAGTTGTTGGTGTATTAATGTCAGTAATATTAGCTTTTGGAAAGGATGGTAAATAATGGAATTTTATATGATTATCTTATGCGGTATTCTTGTTGGTTTTGGTGTTTACCTTATGCTTTCTAAGAGTATGATGCGAATAATTATCGGTGTTGGTCTTTTTGGACATGCTGCTAACCTAATTATTCTTATCGCAGGTGGTCTATATGATGGTGATATCCCCATTATCTCAGAATTAGGAAAAAATTATATAGACCCAATACCAGCAGCACTTATTCTTACTGCTATCGTTATTGGTTTTGCAGTAACTTGTTTATTAATTTCAATTTATATCGCTAACTACAAACTAAAAGGAAGCGATAATGTAATTGATCTTGAAGACGTTGAAAATATGAAGGAGGAGAGAAATAATGCATAGTAATTTACCTGTTATTCCAATATTTATACCCCTTCTATTTGCTGCAATAACAGTATTATTTAGAAAAAGAATAGCCATGCAACGTTTACTAACAACATTAGCTACTCTGTTAGTCTTAGCATTTTCAATCTACAACATCTATCTTGTAGATAAACATAAAATACTAATATTAGAAATGGGTAACTGGGCTAGTCCTTTCGGTATTACATTGACTTTAGATGGACTAAACAGTGTTTTAGTTACAACTTCATCATTAGTATTTTTAGCAACTCTATTATACTCATTTAAAACAATAGATAAAATACGTGAACTTAGCTTCTTCTATCCAGGTTTCTTATTAATAATGGTAGGTATTAACGGAGCATTCACTACAGGAGATATTTTTAACCTTTTTGTTTTCTACGAAATCTTACTTATGTCTTCTTACTTACTATTGTTAGTAGGTATAAATAAAGAACAACTTAAATCTTCTATTAGTTATGTACTAATGAACGTTTTTGCTGGTAGTTTATTTGTTATTAGTATCGGTTATCTTTACACAATTGTTGGTAGTTTGAATATGGCATACATATCACAAACAATTTCTTCTATGTCAGATCGCAGAGGATTATACCTTGTCGGCGCAGTAATGATATTCGTGTTCTGTATGAAAGGAGCATTATTCCCACTATTCACTTGGATGAATAGATCATATGTAGCACCTCCAATTGCTGTCTCAATTATCTTTGGGGCGCTATTAACAAAAGTTGGACTATACTCGATTATTAGAACTTATGGACTATTCTACTACGAGTCAAACTTCATTAAATCATACTTATTAATTTTAGGTGCTATATCTATAATAGCCGGATGTATTGGGGCAATTTACCAAAAAGATTTAAAACAAATAGTAGTATTTAACATTGTAATTTCTCTAGGAGTAATGGTTTGTGGAACAGCTACATTAAATACATTTGGTGTTAAAGGTGCTTTATTCTACGCTGTTAACGACATACTGCTTAAAGCTGCTTTATTCATAATCGTAGGCTTAATAATTTACGTTAGCGGTGTTAAATATATTCAAAAATGTGGATTAATTAACAAATATCCTCTTCTAGGATGGACATACTTTATTGTTGTCTTATCATTAGCAGGAGTACCACCATTTAGCGGATTTTATGGTAAAGCTTTAATAATTAAAGGATTAGTAGCAAACAACAATACATTTATTGCAATACTTGTTGCTTTATCTGGATTAGTTGTGTTTTACTCATTAATTAAAGTTTTCTTAAATGTCTTTTACGATAATATAAATAAGAGTTTAATTTTAAAACCTCTTCCTAAAGGTGTACAAATCCCTCTTATCGCTATCGTAGCAATTGCATTAATTATTGGAGTTAGCACTAACCTATTAGATGGATTCTTCGATAAAGGTATACAAATGGTACTTAATCCTCATCATTATATCGATTTAGTACTTAAGAAAGGAGCATAATTATGGCACTACAATTTTTAATTAACATATTAGTTGGTGTAATATGGATGTTCTTTTCAGGAAGTTATAATTCTGAATATTTTGCAGTTGGATTTTTCTGGGGGATGGTATTATTATTCATCTTCAGAAAAACATTTGTTAAAAATATTTTAGGAGAACAACTATACTACATTTATGTATACAAATGGATAAAATTAATCTTAATGTTTTTAGTTGAATTGCTAAAAGCAGATGTGAATGTTTTAAAATTAATGTTCAAAAAAGATCTTGATGTTAATCCTGTCATTTTTGAATATCCTCTTGAAGTAAAAAAAGCTTGGCAAATTACCCTTTTAGCCAACATGATTACTTTAACACCTGGTACTCTTACGGTGAATATTAGTCATGATAATAAGGTCTTACATATTCACTGTTTAGATACTGATAATATTCCTGGTGAAATTGAAGGTATAAAAAATAGCTTTGAAAAAGCAATATTGGAGGTTGATTTAGATGGATAAAATTGTAGAGTATTCTATTTTATTGGGGATTTTCGCTAGTATTGCTATGATATTTTTCCTACTAATTTATATCGTTAAAAAGCCTAGTATCTTTGATAAATTAATAGCAAGCGACCTTCTTGCTATGCCTCTTATGTGCTTAATAGTTTTAGTAAGTATGTACTATAAAACTTTTTCATATATTTCACTTATACTTATAATAGCTATTATCTGTTTAGTTGGTACTGTAGTTACTGCTAGATTCTTAGCTAAAAAGGAGGTTTTCAGTGATGATACTAAATAATATTTTAGATATTGTTATTATACTTCTAATTTTAGTTTCTATTATAGCTATGTTAGCAACTGTGATTGGATTCATTAGGTTACCTGATGAACTAACTAAAATTCACGCCGCTGGTGTTACTGGTTCATTTGCTGTTGAATTAGTACTTATTGCTGGATTTGTTTATTTCTATAGATATTTACACGTCCTTGAGTTTAAATTCTTTTTAGCAATTGGATTCTTATTCTTAGCCGCTCCAGTTTCAGCTCATATGATTTCTATAAGTGCAATAATATATAATAAGCATGTTTATTCTAAGAACGAGAAAGATGAAGCTAAAAAAGTTCTAGAAGATATTGAAAAATTAAATAAATAATAGTAATATCAATTACTAATATACATATTGATTCAT
This is a stretch of genomic DNA from Gemella haemolysans. It encodes these proteins:
- a CDS encoding Na(+)/H(+) antiporter subunit B produces the protein MKTNDVILKSLSAIISGCIFLLSLSLYFGGHFLPGGGFVGGLLCTMALALSMFTYGIDKVTKLLPINYVYVTAIGLLFSIGTAFSGVVVGKNFFKHHFTHIHVPIMGEMELHTAAIFDLGVYFVVVGVLMSVILAFGKDGK
- a CDS encoding Na(+)/H(+) antiporter subunit C, with protein sequence MEFYMIILCGILVGFGVYLMLSKSMMRIIIGVGLFGHAANLIILIAGGLYDGDIPIISELGKNYIDPIPAALILTAIVIGFAVTCLLISIYIANYKLKGSDNVIDLEDVENMKEERNNA
- a CDS encoding proton-conducting transporter transmembrane domain-containing protein, encoding MHSNLPVIPIFIPLLFAAITVLFRKRIAMQRLLTTLATLLVLAFSIYNIYLVDKHKILILEMGNWASPFGITLTLDGLNSVLVTTSSLVFLATLLYSFKTIDKIRELSFFYPGFLLIMVGINGAFTTGDIFNLFVFYEILLMSSYLLLLVGINKEQLKSSISYVLMNVFAGSLFVISIGYLYTIVGSLNMAYISQTISSMSDRRGLYLVGAVMIFVFCMKGALFPLFTWMNRSYVAPPIAVSIIFGALLTKVGLYSIIRTYGLFYYESNFIKSYLLILGAISIIAGCIGAIYQKDLKQIVVFNIVISLGVMVCGTATLNTFGVKGALFYAVNDILLKAALFIIVGLIIYVSGVKYIQKCGLINKYPLLGWTYFIVVLSLAGVPPFSGFYGKALIIKGLVANNNTFIAILVALSGLVVFYSLIKVFLNVFYDNINKSLILKPLPKGVQIPLIAIVAIALIIGVSTNLLDGFFDKGIQMVLNPHHYIDLVLKKGA
- a CDS encoding Na+/H+ antiporter subunit E codes for the protein MALQFLINILVGVIWMFFSGSYNSEYFAVGFFWGMVLLFIFRKTFVKNILGEQLYYIYVYKWIKLILMFLVELLKADVNVLKLMFKKDLDVNPVIFEYPLEVKKAWQITLLANMITLTPGTLTVNISHDNKVLHIHCLDTDNIPGEIEGIKNSFEKAILEVDLDG
- a CDS encoding monovalent cation/H+ antiporter complex subunit F, producing the protein MDKIVEYSILLGIFASIAMIFFLLIYIVKKPSIFDKLIASDLLAMPLMCLIVLVSMYYKTFSYISLILIIAIICLVGTVVTARFLAKKEVFSDDTK
- a CDS encoding cation:proton antiporter gives rise to the protein MILNNILDIVIILLILVSIIAMLATVIGFIRLPDELTKIHAAGVTGSFAVELVLIAGFVYFYRYLHVLEFKFFLAIGFLFLAAPVSAHMISISAIIYNKHVYSKNEKDEAKKVLEDIEKLNK